Genomic segment of Prionailurus viverrinus isolate Anna chromosome B4, UM_Priviv_1.0, whole genome shotgun sequence:
GTCTCGCGCGGGGGAGCGCGTGACCCGCGTCGGGGCTGAGAGGGCTGCGGCCGCCGGTCCACCATGGCCACATGGCAGGACGAGCCACGGGGGCACGGGAGTCGCTCCTCGCATCCTCTGTCCCTCGCCCAGCAGCGCGGGGGTGGCCTTGTATAAATATTCCTGAAGGCTCGTCGTGAGCCTGGGCTGTCCCCTGGGCAGACAGCTTCTGGCTGTTCTTTCGGAAGCGACACGTGAGCGTTTCTGGTCCAATAAATTAACGGGCGACGCCAAAGCTGCGCCAGCCTGCCTCCCGGCCCGGGCGTGAGGCCAGAGGGGAGCACAGCCTGCCCTGAGCCGAGGCGCCGGTCCTCCCCACCAGCAGCCGTGCCTAGAACTCGTCGTCAGAGCTAAGCAGGAGAGTCTTCTCGTTGTCGCGGGCGCCACTGAGGCTGTGGGAGCGGGAGAGGCCGTGGGCGCCGCCGCGCCAGGCGGGCCCGGGCTCCAGGGTGGACTGCTGGGTGTACTGCTGGTAGGCCGGCGAGAAGTTGTGGATGGCGTCCTGCACGATGTCGTGCGGGTTCATGGTCTCCTTGAGGCTGCTAGAGATGCTCTTCATGGGGGCGCAGCGGCCTGCAGGGTGGGAGcccagaggcaggggtgaggggctggggcagCAGGAGGCCCCTGGTCCggggactgccccccaccccaaggctcTGTCACCCAACCCGCCCCCTCCTGCAGCAGAGAACGGGGTCCCGGACACAAGGAGGCACAGGCAAAGGAACGGCTCTCTGGCCAGGGCACAGAGTGGGCGCTGAGCTAAGCGGCCACCGGAGGCTCGTGAGCCCGGCTGGCGGGAAAGGACCCAGGGTGGAGAATGGCATCCGGCAGACGAGGAGCCTGGCGTGCCCCCGGGAGGCCGgcgtgctgggggaggggcccagctCGACTCTGGGACGGACACCGGAGTCTGCCTGACCAGCTCTGTCAGGGCAGGCGGCCAGGGGCCCGGGCCCACAGAGGGGCTGACGTAAGTCTTCACCGGCTCCCCTCCGAGAGGGCGGAAGCCGCCAGCCCTGACGTGCTTCCTCCCGACTCCCTCTCTAATGAACGGTCCCCGTGGGTTAAGGGGGGAGAACTGGCCCAGGCCATAAAACCTAGAGGTAAGGGATAAGCCCGGGTCTCCAAGTTCAAATGTGGCATGCTCTTTCCACCTTCATGTTCTCGGCCATAGATTTCCCATTCGCGAGCCCCCGGAACCTGGCAGGGCACATTCCGGAACAACGAGGGACCAGAGTGGAAGCAGGCAAACTCTACAGAGCGCAGCCCTTGGCAGGCAGGTGCTCTGAGCTCTGCTGCCCGGGGGGTGCCTGTCggggagacagggacacagagaaggggCTAGGGGAAGAGGCATGCTGGTGACAGTGACCAGGACTGACGTGCAGGACAGACGCGTAGACCGAGAGCAGAACCTACCGTAAGGGCCGTATGTTGGCACTGCCCGCGGCCAAACCCGGGGCAAAAGCAGggcggagaggggaggggaggggagggggagagaagccaGAGAAATAGAGAAGACAAGAGACACGGCTGAGTCACACCGTCTGCCCACCACCGAGGCCGGCACACCGAACCATGCGCCCTTCCCGCCTCCCCGCCAGGCCCCACCTAGCACCCGGGCAGCCCCGGCTGCCCCCTGGAGCCTGGCACCTGGCAGGGCATGTCTCCCGGGGATGGCTCCTCCCACAGGGCTCGCGCTTCcagtggggggtggcggggggggggggtgcttacTTGTGCAGAACCCGCAGTCGAGGCGGCTTTGGACCCAAGCCTGATTGGAGGGCTGAGGGGTTAGCGACTGGGCAACAGGCCCGGGCCCAGCACAGAGGTGGGGTCCTGCCTTTCCCCGGTAGGGCTGGCCTGGGGTCTTTGCTAGAGCCGGATTTCTAGCCACGCTCCTTTTCGCTGGGGTGGATGTCTGGGAGCAGTGGGTGGGAAGAGGGCCACGGCAGAGCCACCACGTGGGCCTTTTTAAACCTCAAGGGTCCAGAAAGGGTTCTCTGCTATGGCCCCAGGGTCTAGGCACAATGCTGACTTTCCTAAGGGCACAGGCTCTTTCGGGACCAAGTCCAAGGGACATCGCTCTCAACACTGGGAGGGTGTTTGCCAGGTCCTTCCAGTGGGGGGGCCCAGCGGGAAGCGGGTAGGACACCAGCTGGCAGCAGTAGGGCATGGccagcacagcgcctggcaccGAACAGGGGTGCCTACAGCCCTCGGCCGGCAAGCGTGCTGGGAGAACACGGTCGGGCGCATAAGAGTTGAGCGACCCGGTGTGCGGTTCAGTCCACAGGCATCTAGCGGGTCTCTCTCCAgccaggaagaaggggagggggccgAGGGGCTCTGctgccgccctccccacccccactcccagggcCTGTGGAAGTGGGGTTCTACCCTCCAGCCACATGGAAGGGAGCCAGCCGCCCAGCAGCCCAACCTCCGGGTGGACGTGTTAGACCAGGAGCTTCCCCTCCCCAGACCCGCAGAAGTCATTTCAGGCGAGCCCGgcctcctcttcccaccccccttgGCCATCCCCCCTCCGCCCAGCGGCAGCCAGAGGCAGGTCCCCTGACCCCAGGCCCCAGGGGGCTTGGGAAGCACCCCCTACCGCCAGGCCCAGACCACTTATTATCGCAGGATCTCGGAGGGTGGGCTCACACATGGGATTCTGAAAGGGTCTCTGGGGCATTCTAATGTACAACGGCGGGTGCCAACCTCTTCTAACAAAGAGGAAGATGGGCAGGTGTAAAAAGAAAGCTGTTAAAATCGATTACCATCTGAGCGTGTTTCTTAGAAGTAAACCGGGCTAAAAAGAACTTTAGAGAGGAGGCAATTACAGCACAGAATGCAAAGCCGCGTTCGGCGTGAGGAACCCCGAGGAACTTGTCTATTCTAGGGTCTCCACCCTGGCCTTCCCGTGGGGATATTGTGCTGTAGCATCTTGGGAGTCTCCATACTCCAGGCCTGCTGCAAGAGACAGGCGGGTCTCCAGCTTCCAGGACGTCCCTGCGACCttgtgttgggggcggggggcggggagagcctCGACCTGTGTCCCCTCTCCCACAAGTAAGCTGGAGACGCCTGACCTGTCACCACCTGTCAGAcactggggggcaggaggggccctggggcgGGGCCGGGGAAGGCTTCTCCCGCCGGGGAGTCATCTCCAGGACCCTGGCTCATACCTTGCGCATCCAGCCTCTTGTCAGCATAGACCTTGTAGGTGAAGGCATGCCGCAGGGCGAGAGCCGCAAAGAACATCTCCACACAGATGATGAAATCCTGGTAGCCGGCGGCCACGGTGCCCTCGCCCACAGACACGCGGGCCGAGTGGATCTTGGGGATGGCCCCACACTTCTCTAGGATGGCCAGGAGCATGCCTGGGAGGGGAAGCATGGGCATGTGGCCCTAGACTGGACCCCTCCTCTggtccccccttcctccctggagCACTGCCCGAATGTCACTCCCGCCAGGAAGGATGACAGCTGGGGTCCACGGTTGCTCCCCCCTGGGTCAGGGATGCCAACACCAAGCTGAGGCCTCAGGAAACCCCACTCTACTGGCTACTTGCTGGCCACCAACACTGAGATGTCACCAGTTACATGGGGTTCCCTGGATCCCCCGTCCATGAAGCGGCCCCACCGAAGGTCCCCCGTGGCCAGGAGGTGCCCAGTGGACAGAGAccctctgggctccaggctgggatCATCCAGGGACAGCACAGGCCCCATGGGCACTGGGAcaaagagcaggaggaggggacaTATCTTAGGGGACAGGGCAGCATGGGCTGGCCTCACAGGGGCTGGGAAGAGGCTCACCTtgccagaaggagagaaagatgaCGGACTTGACCATGAAGAACTTAAGGACAGGGCTGTAGGGGCTAAGCAGGTCCCGGGTGGcaaagtagaagaggaagagggCGTAGAGAGCCAGGCTGACGGAGATGTTGTAGATGATGGTCACGTAGAGGTAGCCGCTGGTGACACTGTGGGGAACACGGAGTGTTCTCTGGCTTGGACAGAGCTTTCTGAGGGACAaggggtctccctccctcctctaccCCTCCAGTATGCCAAACCCCACGGCGGCTCTCAGCAGTGACCCCCCAAGCTGTGCCCCACGAGCCACTGAGAAAGGGCTCAAAGCGACCAAAACATCAGGGGGCGGAGGAGGGGAGGCGTGCAAGGGTGTGCACCCGGGGTGCAGCCGGCCCTGCCGCCTCTGCTTTGCTCACAGGTGTGTCCAGGCTGCAGGCCTGCGGCTCTGGTGCCCAGGCTCCTGGTGGGGACACCAACACGGAAGCCAACAGCAccagggttgggggcgggggttcATCCCGACGGTCAGGCAACAGGCGTCAGAGTGACACGGAGTTCGgctttgctcttttctcttgAGCCAAGTCACgtccccctctgagcctcagtctgcTCACCTGCCCCGGTGGGGCCATCACGCGGGGTACAGCGGGTCCGCACAAAGCGTCTGCAGGCACAGGGCCTGGGTACGCGGGCACCGTCACTAACCCGCAAAACGGAATGAAATCCGCGTGGGAGAAGTCTTCTACCCGGGGACTCATGACAGGCCTCTCAGGGCTCGGACCTTCTTGCTCCCTGCCTTGGGGGTGGTCGCTGTCCCTTCTTGACCCACCCCTGGGGCACCACTCTGTAGGCCGTCCGTGAAGGGGATGTGTGCAGAGGGCTGGCTCCTGGGCTGCAGGCGGGGCCGGGTGTGATGGCTGTCACTGCCAGGCTTGGGCCTTGCAACTCGGGGGTGCAGGGAGGCGTGAGGAGGGCCGCGCTGTGCTTGGCCTCCCCTCTAAGGAAGGTCATGGGCGTGCAGCCAGTCTACAACCACTCCCTTCCCTAAGGCAGGGCATCAGCCTCTGGGCAGGCCCACCCACTCCGGCACCCACACTCCTCCCCCCGACGCCCCTCAGGGGGACCCGCTGCTTACTCAAAGTCACCATCCCGGTACTTGCCGAAGGCCTGGAGGACCACGGTGCTGACAGCCATGAGTGGCTTCACCACGCAGAACTGCAGGGTGGCCTGTTGGGGGAGAAGGTCAAGAGTTGAGGATGAGTGAAGGAACTGTGTGACAAGCACTCCTCCGGCCAGCTGGGCCTGTGCTGGatgctggggggcggggtgggggggccccaTGTCCTGCCCCGAGGGGACTGCCTTCTGGAAGAGGAGACAGATTCTATGGGGGTCAGCAAGGCAGTTGTGTgagcggaaggaaggaaggaaggaaggaaggaaggaaggaaggaaggaaggacagccaCTGGAGGGGCATAGAAGCACAGAAGAGCCCATCAGAGAGGGCTCCTCAGAAAAGGGGTCAGAAGGAACGTGCCAGAGAGACGAGGACAGCAGAGCACGCAGCGCCTATAGAGACGGAGAGGCTGAGAGCAGACACAGGCAAGCAGGAAGATGCTGGTGATGGACAGCGGGCAGGAAGGGGGCCAGGGTCCCGCTCGAGGCCTCCTCATCCACCCCCGGGTCTGGCTCCTGGCCCCATGCTGGTTTATGCCGAGCTGGGGGTctccctggggctggaggggaccTCCAGGAGCACAACAGAGGGAGCAGCCCAAAGCACAGGGTCTGGAGTCCCGAATCCAAGTCTGAATCCTGGCCTCACTACCATCTGGGGAAGCTCAAGTGAGCGGTCACTTAGCCTCTGAGCGGCCACTTCACTGGTAAACGGATGTAACCAGCGCCACGTCGCAGGGCTGAAGGAcactctcccccctctctgtgtTCAATAAAGGCCTCCACTGATCTGCTAGGCCACTGGCAGAATTCCTAAACCGGGTCCTCCCAGGGCCCTACAGAGGTTCCAGTAAACTCCAGGACAACCCAGGGGGCCCATAAAACCGCCAGAATCACCGATCTTTTGAAATCAATAAACCTAAGGCCAAACCACAAGGCCCCTTCGGTAGAGGTGGGAGCAGCTTTAAAAGGATAAGCCAGGGGCacctagggtggctcagttggttaagcgtccacctttggctcaggtcatgatctcaccgtttgtgagtctgagccccacattgggctcgctgcttgtcagtgcagagcctgcttcggaccccctgcccccctctctctgccccccccccccccagcttgctctctctctcccaaaaataaacattaaaaaaaaaaaaaggagaagccAGTGTGGCTCAAAGCCAGGCAAGGACCCTGGGGCAGGGACAGTAGCTTGTTGAACCCAAAGTTTCTGCCCCGTCGGGGACCTGAGTGCAGTTTGTGGGGAGTCccgggggaagggggagggttgAGCTGTGGGGAAGCACATGTGACGGGGACAGAGGTGCGATGCTGCCACCAGCCAACCCTCACACCTTGAGGGAGCAGGACCAGCCCGTTCggggaagaggaaagagcagCAGTCTGTGCCCAGGGAGAATTAAGAGCCCGCCAACAGGCCGGTGCCGTCCTGGTCAgctggggaaaccaaggcacggAGAAGCTGAAGGGGCAGAAGAGGCCGCAGAGCCTTCGCTCAACCACACCCCTGGATCGGGTCCGAAATCAGTCAGTGGTTCCCAGCCAGGCTGGACATCAGAACCACCCGCGGAGCTATAAACACATTCCGGGCCCGGAGCTCCCTAACAGACCTTCTCCgtcaggctggggtgggggtggctggccAGAGAGTCTCTACCCTGAACCGGCTCTCCAGGAGATTCAGATACTGGGCGCTGGCCCTGCGTTTCTCGGGAGGAAACTTTCTCCCAAGCGAAAGGGGTGCTGTTTTTATCCTCTTGCCTCTTACGACCTCTCCCTGCCACCTCCAGGAAAGTCAGCAGGACGTCCGAACCCACAGGGCTGGGGAATCATTTATAACAAGGCTACGCAAGCTAGCTAGCGATCATGGGATCAAAACTTTGTACACAATATACTCATCAAAGAAGGCAGTGAGTCACAGCTGGGCCCTGGGCGGCTGGAAGGCTGGTAAACAATGGCTCTGAAAGGCCCCACCCACTGTGACCCCAGGACAGTTTTAACTCTTGCCCTCCGGGCCCAGGAGGGAGACTGGGGATCTAGATAGAACACCCAAGGGAAGGCAGAGCTGGAAGCAGCAGTGTAGACCTGGTACGTCCAGGTAGGTGCTTTTGTGGGTATGTCCACACTGCaggcagcccccgcccccacccgccccgcACAGAGGGGAGCGGAAAGGCCAGCCCTCTGGTGGCCACAGTGCTCAGCTGTGGTTTTCATCTCCCCTTGCGACTACTCTCTAGGCGACGCTGGAGGGGCTGGCAGAGGTCTTGGCACCAAAGGGGAGACTAAATTGAGGTCATACTGGCGAGGTGTGGCACCTCTCCGAACAAGAGACAGCGGGCTCCGTGCCAGCCTGTGTCGCTTGCTTTGTAGCCACCGCCGCACCTGTTCCTTCAACCATCCCTCAAGAAGTATCATTGTGCCTATTTCACAGAAGGAGAAGCTAGCTaagtaaggctcagagaggttacgtaacttagccaaggtcacacagtcaagAGGAAAAGCTGAAAATCAAACTCAGATGGGCAGACACCCAGGCCCATGCACTTAACCACAACACCACACTGCCTCCGCCCAGGCTACTCGAGACCACAGGGAAGGCAGCCGAGGAAACCGGAAGCTGGTGGTCTGCCAACGGAGACATGGGGAACAGACCAGAGACTGCACAGGCCCGTCTTGGCATGTATCTTTCACACAGAagccctcctggcctccagacGCAGCTGAGGTTTCAAACTGAGATTCTAGAATCCCCACGCGCTTTccgattcccccccccccagccaccgAGACTTGGTCAAAGTGAGCAAAAGTATGGGACCACTTCGCGCCCCAGGGCCGTTCCAGACATCTTCAGGACACCCGCCGCTGCCCCCTGGAGCACACCCTGCGAACGCGCGTGCATTCCTGCCAGCGTGGGGAGTGGGTGCCGGGGCTGGGAAGTGGCGGCCCCACAAGTGGGTCCCCAGGGCCCTACGTCCGCCTCTGCCACTTGACAACCAGGGGCTCCCGGTCCCTGGCCGGTAACCCTTGCCCGGGGCGGCCGCGGGGGCACACACCTGCTTGCAGAACCGCAGGAATCCGATGGAGTAAGTCTTTCCCCAGAGGCAGCATGTGCCATACACACAGCTGGACCTGGAAGAGACAAGCGGAGAAGGGGGTTGGCGGGCAGGCAGCCAGGATTCAGGAatggtggggctggggaaggccGCCCTCCCTCACATACACACGAGTCCGGGTGGAGGGGACTGGGCTGGGAACGGGGCACAGAGCCCAGGCCGAGCACacggagagacaaagggaggtGTGTGCGCCTGCGGGAGGGCTCGAGGGAGCGGGCTATGCTGGCCGGGGCGGCAACAAACCAAGGTAAAAAGCAGTAAAGGGAAAAACCGCCAGAGGGAAAAACAGGCAGACGGGGAGggacgggaagagagagagagaggccctcCTCCCCCGAGTCCCAGTGAACAGTGTGGCTCAGGAAGTGTGGCGGGGCACCTCAAAGCCAGGTCGAGGGCAGAGGCGGTCCGTGCGTCCAGCTGACGCCAGGACAGGCCCAGGAAACGGGGTGCTGTGGGGAGACTTCATACTCACTCGATGGGCTTCCCTCTGATCTCTGACATGATGGAACTTTCTCCCCCGAGGTATTCATAGCACAGGCTCAGGAAATTATAGATGACCAAGGCTGTGAAAAGCGTCCAGAGAAAACCACTCAAATCAACAGGATGGGTAAACAGATAGTGGAATTCTAAACAGCCACGGAGACGAAGCGCCCCAGTCAGGGGCAGCAAGGCCACAGGGACGTGAGGACCCACACAGGGATTCCATTTGTGACCGAGATCAGGCAACGCTAAGTCATGTTGTTTCGGGCCGCGCACGTGACGCTGCTGATCGTACCAGAAACACAGGGAGGCAATCGGCACAAAGTTCCGGATTGTGTGGGGACGCCGCAGGAGCGGGAGACCAGGACGGGCTCACAGGGCTGGTGGGAGCCAGCCACGCGCACATTCTGGGGTTCAACAGGTACTGGCTTCATGACTGCTTGTTAGTTTCAGCCACTTTTCCGTTTGTGTGGTGCAGGATCACAGTTTTACAACACAAGAAGCACAAAACATTCTCTAGAGGGATCTCAGGAGAAGTTTTTACAAGATTGAGACAGAAGCACCTCTGTCCGTTCAGCAACCTGCAGTGATGTGACAGTGTGCCCACATCACCATCAACTCTGCGGGTGCACAAACGTCGTGGGAAGCTGGGCCGGCTCATTCTGGATGCGGCTCGATGTCACCGCAAAGACACAACTCAGCAACAGTGACCGACGGCACAGAAGGATGTCGTCCATGCTACAATTCTAGCAAAACGCTGTGAGCGGGTCTCCTGGTCAGAGGATTTCTGCGGGGCCAGCAAGATGAAGGCTGCAGCCTGCCGGGTGCTAGGAGCCCGGGGACGCACCAGGGGCAAGGACAGGGAGAGCGGAGAGGAGCAGGAGGAACGCAGCAGAGGCCGCCGGAGGGAAAAGGCACAGGAGGAAGATTGAGCAGAGCAGGGGAAATTCCAGAGCATACAGCAAAGGATGGACTGAGGGTCCAAATGGGATCAGGGGACAGGAAGGGCAGGGTGGGTACCAGTGGCCCCGCCGCCAGAGGGTTCCTTCTCATCTGCTCCTTGCTGTCCCCCCGTAGTACAGAGAGGCTTTGAGGCTCCTGGCGCAGCCCTGGGCTTGGCGTTCAAGGTTTTTCCACAGCGACCTGGCCCCCGCCCACCCTTCCCAGCAACTAGATACCCCTCTTTCCCGGCAGGCTATGATGTTCTCCATGCTTTTGCCTTGCCGATCCCCCTACCTGGGGCGCCCTTCTCTCCATGCTCCTGGTCCCCGTGAAACCTATCAGACCCCCTGAGAAGTCTCTGGCCCCTCGCCACGGAGGCTGGTGTGTTCTCACCCACGGAACTGCTGATCCGCAGACGCTGTGCGGTACTTCCGGCCCCGCAGTGTGGCTGAGCGTGATCCCTGACTGCTGTCACTGGACTGCGGCCCCTGGAAGGGGCCCACTTCTTCCCCAGAGCAGGACACCGCGCTCGGCACTAATGTGGGACTACCTTGAAGTGGAGCACATCCAAGCCTGGTGACAGAGCTATAGGCAAACAGTGGCCTCCAGCAATTGGGAAAAGGAGTATTTTTGAGGTGCTTCCTACCACTCCGTTGCTCTAACCTACTAAGGGCTCACAGCTGGGATGGGTAGCACCCAATATACACGACCCACAGCACCCACCACACTGTGCTGTGACCGTCCCTCTATGGACACACAGCAGAGGGTTTGCAACACGGGTTTGCCACCGGTTAGCTGtgggcctctctgtgcctctgtctccccatctgtcaaatggggacagTAAAGGTACCTGCCTTGCCAGGTGGTCTGAGTATGCCAAGGACTCAGAAGAGGGGTTGGCACTCAGCAGTGCTCACTAGGTGGCCAGTACTGTTTACCTGCTTGTCTTCCGTGAGGGCTAGCATCCCTGGATGGGGCAGAGGACGCTGTAAGCTGCCTGCCTGGCATGGGAGCAGCTCCGGATACGTGGGGACTGCAGAAATCTCCACCGAACCCCAAAGCACTCTTCGGTGACAAGAACTTTGGGGCTAAAAGAGGGTGGGCGTCAAGCCAAATCTGACAGCAGTCTGCTAATGTCCAAAACCACACAAGGCCAAGTAGACTGGATGTGTCCATTCCCAGCTGGGTCCAGCTACATTGTGGCCAATGGTACTTCCCAAAGATGGCCACACCCTGGGACACTGACACCCCTCTGTGGGGAGACAgggtcttcctccctctctctgcatctggGGGGACTGCGGTGCCTACAGCAGAGGCGATACTCCAAGACGTCTGACGCTGGGGTTAGAGGAGGCCTCTGTCGTCTGGTTCTTTCTCTGGAGATGCCTGCCCTTGGACACAGCCACCACGTTTCAAGGAAGGCCAAGCCAGCCCACGTGGTGAGACTACCCAGAGTGGCTCACGCAGGAGGAACTGAGGACCAGCCGATGCCAGCATTGACTGCCAGACACATGAGTGAAACGGACTTCGGATCCCACCCCAGCTGAAGGTCCCCCAGTGGAAGCCCAGATAGCAAGGCACAGGGACAGACCATCCCCACTGCGCCCTTTTCAAATTACTGAACTGCACTGTCCATGAACAAAAGAAATGGTTGTTTTACACTAGTCTGTCTGGGGTGATTATTTATGCAGCCATAGTaaacgtatacatatacatatgtgtgtgtatatatgtatgtgtgtatgtatatgtatatacgtgtgtgtgttgtATAAATATGCAAACATGTGTATAATgcgtgtgcatatatgtgtatacatatttgtatatgggGGTATATAATATACCCGTGTACacgtatatatgcatgtgtatgtgtatttacgtgtatgtatgtgcgtatacatgtgtttgtgtatatgcatatacataagtgtgtgtatatttgtgtatatgcatgtatgtatatgtgtgtgcatatatgtatatgcgtaCGTGTGTATAACGTGGGCACATATGCGTAtacatgcgtgtgtgcatgcacgtttgtgcatgtgtacatatgtgcatatgtgtgcacgcaatatgtgcatgtgtgcatatgtttaTTATACgcgtgtgcatatatgtatgcgGGTGTGTACATACACgtgtatatgcatgtacatacacatgtaAGTGTGCATAtagttatatatgtgtgtatgtacatgcataCGTGTGTGTGATATAAAACCACTCCTGGAATTGCCAGGATGTGCAATGGGCTCTCACACCTCTGTGGCAGCCTGTTCTGATGCCTCTGCTAACTCCCAGGGGCAGGCCCTGAGGTGCCACCTCTCCCTTGGCAGCCCTCTGTCCATTGCCCGGCTCGCTCCGCACACCACAGTCTCCCTATTGATCCGTCCGATCCTTCCTGTTCAGGGGCAGCATAATGAAGCAGGACAGCCGTGGACCCTGGGGCCAGGCTACCAGGGTACAGATGGCGGGCCCACCAcctatgagctgtgtgacctcaggcaggttTCTTAAGTGCTCTGTGCCttgctttcttcatctgtaagccATGGAAAACAGCAGCTCCCTCCTTGTGGGGCTGCTGTGAGGAAAGGGCCAAGTGTGACTCCTCTGGTAAGGCTGAGCTCACACTGAGCAATCCACAGTGTGTTACCTACTGCTCTTTCGAGACTGTAAAGTCCTTGCAGGCAGGAACTGAGGCCTACCCCTGACTACCAGAGGGCCTGGCACTCACAATCagcacagaaagaagaaacagacggACGTGGGCCTTAACTTGGGGTGAAGCTCGGAGAGGCAGGCAGGCGGGGCCGGCACAGGGCCTGCACCCCGTTCTGCACCCACAGAGCTCACCCTTCCTGGGCTGCGCAGCTGCGCCCGCGCCAGGCAATCAGACTCTGGTTCCCAAAGACAAAAACCCTCGAGAGAAGCCACGGGGGCAGAGGCTCATCAGCCCCCTTGCCCGGAACCACCCTCCAAAGCCAGGCCGTCTTGTAACCCACTCCTGAGAGGACCTTGGTGTCTGAGCTCACATCCTTTTCTGTGTCACAACACACGTCAGCACCCTCCTGAGTTACGTGGCTGAGCTGTCTATCCACAGCCAGCCCTGCGTTCGACTGGCTAGAATCATCAAATttcatccatctctctctctcagtgcaaGGTTCTTGACCTTTTACCAGTGCTCTAGGGCCAGCTGGTCTGTAAAATACCAATGCGCTGACGGTTTCCTTTCAAGAATCATTAGTGAGTCA
This window contains:
- the TMEM184B gene encoding transmembrane protein 184B isoform X3, which codes for MTVRGAALAPDPVSPTTVAASPSVSVTPEGSPTAMEQPVFLMTTAAQAISGFFVWTALLITCHQIYMHLRCYSCPNEQRYIVRILFIVPIYAFDSWLSLLFFTNDQYYVYFGTVRDCYEALVIYNFLSLCYEYLGGESSIMSEIRGKPIESSCVYGTCCLWGKTYSIGFLRFCKQATLQFCVVKPLMAVSTVVLQAFGKYRDGDFDVTSGYLYVTIIYNISVSLALYALFLFYFATRDLLSPYSPVLKFFMVKSVIFLSFWQGMLLAILEKCGAIPKIHSARVSVGEGTVAAGYQDFIICVEMFFAALALRHAFTYKVYADKRLDAQGRCAPMKSISSSLKETMNPHDIVQDAIHNFSPAYQQYTQQSTLEPGPAWRGGAHGLSRSHSLSGARDNEKTLLLSSDDEF
- the TMEM184B gene encoding transmembrane protein 184B isoform X2 translates to MEASSSLPARVSLRDPLLPGTMTVRGAALAPDPVSPTTVAASPSVSVTPEGSPTAMEQPVFLMTTAAQAISGFFVWTALLITCHQIYMHLRCYSCPNEQRYIVRILFIVPIYAFDSWLSLLFFTNDQYYVYFGTVRDCYEALVIYNFLSLCYEYLGGESSIMSEIRGKPIESSCVYGTCCLWGKTYSIGFLRFCKQATLQFCVVKPLMAVSTVVLQAFGKYRDGDFDVTSGYLYVTIIYNISVSLALYALFLFYFATRDLLSPYSPVLKFFMVKSVIFLSFWQGMLLAILEKCGAIPKIHSARVSVGEGTVAAGYQDFIICVEMFFAALALRHAFTYKVYADKRLDAQGRCAPMKSISSSLKETMNPHDIVQDAIHNFSPAYQQYTQQSTLEPGPAWRGGAHGLSRSHSLSGARDNEKTLLLSSDDEF
- the TMEM184B gene encoding transmembrane protein 184B isoform X1 → MLHRSPKASSSLPARVSLRDPLLPGTMTVRGAALAPDPVSPTTVAASPSVSVTPEGSPTAMEQPVFLMTTAAQAISGFFVWTALLITCHQIYMHLRCYSCPNEQRYIVRILFIVPIYAFDSWLSLLFFTNDQYYVYFGTVRDCYEALVIYNFLSLCYEYLGGESSIMSEIRGKPIESSCVYGTCCLWGKTYSIGFLRFCKQATLQFCVVKPLMAVSTVVLQAFGKYRDGDFDVTSGYLYVTIIYNISVSLALYALFLFYFATRDLLSPYSPVLKFFMVKSVIFLSFWQGMLLAILEKCGAIPKIHSARVSVGEGTVAAGYQDFIICVEMFFAALALRHAFTYKVYADKRLDAQGRCAPMKSISSSLKETMNPHDIVQDAIHNFSPAYQQYTQQSTLEPGPAWRGGAHGLSRSHSLSGARDNEKTLLLSSDDEF